One segment of Manduca sexta isolate Smith_Timp_Sample1 chromosome 27, JHU_Msex_v1.0, whole genome shotgun sequence DNA contains the following:
- the LOC115442887 gene encoding USP6 N-terminal-like protein isoform X4 — protein sequence MNEEALLARASEERERIFQRYERGRDNLVGQIDPWEDPEFEEYHKTDRYGFIHDERLPQRTAPQKVNIEVEREKKWVKMLAHWDTPETKQKLHRRIYKGIPNSLRINTWCKLLQVNRIKFENPGKYQDMLKLGKLWSTDVRQIDSDVNRQFREHQFYRERYSEKQCALFNVLCAYSIYNSEVGYCQGMSGLAGVLLMYMDEEDAFWALAILLSDKRYAMHGLFIEGFPKLTRFLEHHDKILTKFMPKLKHHFDKFGLDAILYSLKWFFVCFVERVPFSLCLRVWDIYLLDGERVITAMAYTILKLHKKAIMKLNDMDLIVNYIQVKLHKDFGYDDDIVIYHLEKSMEELRRAKLDYPGPPPPNELPQRMLGVFVEPDKKSKIGQRAENFSETEKQTRANVILRREKAALELQELRVSQSDTVSDLNPSIGLPLHTSQATLDIHLESPIFSYVFTCRTDTQPVNYLLNKKVISKIKNRQP from the exons ATGAATGAGGAAGCTCTGTTGGCACGGGCTTCCGAGGAGCGGGAGCGTATCTTCCAGCGATACGAAAGAGGTCGAGACAACCTCGTTGGACAGATAGATCCGTGGGAAGATCCCGAGTTCGAGGAGTACCATAAAACCGATAG ATATGGCTTCATTCACGATGAGCGTCTGCCGCAGAGAACGGCCCCACAAAAAGTTAATATCGAAGTTGAGAGAGAAAAGAAATGGGTCAAAATGCTGGCGCACTGGGACACGCCAGAAACCAAGCAAAAATTGCACAGACGTATATACAAAGGCATTCCAAACTCATTAAGAATAAACACGTGGTGCAAATTACTGCAAGTAAACcgtataaaatttgaaaatccaGGGAAATATCAAGATATGTTGAAATTGGGCAAGTTATGGTCTACCGATGTCAGGCAAATAGACTCTGATGTAAACAGACAGTTCAGAGAACATCAGTTTTATCGGGAGAGGTATTCGGAAAAGCAGTGTGCCCtctttaatgttttatgtgCATACAGCATTTATAATTCCGAAGTCGGGTATTGCCAGGGCATGTCAGGGCTCGCTGGCGTTCTGTTAATGTACATGGACGAAGAAGACGCTTTTTGGGCATTGGCAATACTCTTGTCTGATAAAAGGTACGCCATGCACGGATTATTCATAGAAGGATTTCCCAAGTTAACGAGATTCCTAGAACATCATGATAAAATACTCACGAAATTTATGCCTAAATTAAAGCACCACTTCGATAAATTTGGTTTAGATGCGATATTGTATTCCCTGAAATGGTTCTTCGTTTGTTTTGTTGAAAGAGTGCCATTCAGTCTTTGTCTAAGGGTATGGGATATATACCTACTTGATGGAGAGCGGGTCATAACTGCTATGGCTTACACAATACTCAAGCTTCATAAGAAAGCTATAATGAAGCTGAATGACATGGATCTTATTGTCAACTATATTCAA gtTAAACTGCATAAAGACTTCGGATACGATGATGACATTGTAATTTACCATTTGGAAAAGTCAATGGAAGAGCTAAGACGAGCCAAGCTCGATTATCCTGGTCCTCCACCTCCAAATGAGTTACCTCAACGAATGCTGGGCGTTTTCGTAGAACCTGATAAGAAATCTAAAATAGGACAGAGAGCGGAAAATTTCTCTGAAACAGAGAAACAAACAAGGGCGAATGTGATACTCAG ACGTGAAAAAGCCGCATTGGAATTGCAAGAACTGCGCGTGTCCCAGAGCGATACTGTATCAG ATTTAAATCCTTCTATCGGACTTCCACTCCACACTTCCCAAGCCACCTTGGATATCCATTTGGAATCACCAATTTTTAGTTACGTTTTCACATGTCGTACAGATACCCAACCagtaaattatcttttaaacAAAAAGGTTATTAGCAAGATTAAAAATCGGCAACCATGA
- the LOC115442887 gene encoding USP6 N-terminal-like protein isoform X5: MNEEALLARASEERERIFQRYERGRDNLVGQIDPWEDPEFEEYHKTDRYGFIHDERLPQRTAPQKVNIEVEREKKWVKMLAHWDTPETKQKLHRRIYKGIPNSLRINTWCKLLQVNRIKFENPGKYQDMLKLGKLWSTDVRQIDSDVNRQFREHQFYRERYSEKQCALFNVLCAYSIYNSEVGYCQGMSGLAGVLLMYMDEEDAFWALAILLSDKRYAMHGLFIEGFPKLTRFLEHHDKILTKFMPKLKHHFDKFGLDAILYSLKWFFVCFVERVPFSLCLRVWDIYLLDGERVITAMAYTILKLHKKAIMKLNDMDLIVNYIQVKLHKDFGYDDDIVIYHLEKSMEELRRAKLDYPGPPPPNELPQRMLGVFVEPDKKSKIGQRAENFSETEKQTRANVILRREKAALELQELRVSQSDTVSVLPPVVV; encoded by the exons ATGAATGAGGAAGCTCTGTTGGCACGGGCTTCCGAGGAGCGGGAGCGTATCTTCCAGCGATACGAAAGAGGTCGAGACAACCTCGTTGGACAGATAGATCCGTGGGAAGATCCCGAGTTCGAGGAGTACCATAAAACCGATAG ATATGGCTTCATTCACGATGAGCGTCTGCCGCAGAGAACGGCCCCACAAAAAGTTAATATCGAAGTTGAGAGAGAAAAGAAATGGGTCAAAATGCTGGCGCACTGGGACACGCCAGAAACCAAGCAAAAATTGCACAGACGTATATACAAAGGCATTCCAAACTCATTAAGAATAAACACGTGGTGCAAATTACTGCAAGTAAACcgtataaaatttgaaaatccaGGGAAATATCAAGATATGTTGAAATTGGGCAAGTTATGGTCTACCGATGTCAGGCAAATAGACTCTGATGTAAACAGACAGTTCAGAGAACATCAGTTTTATCGGGAGAGGTATTCGGAAAAGCAGTGTGCCCtctttaatgttttatgtgCATACAGCATTTATAATTCCGAAGTCGGGTATTGCCAGGGCATGTCAGGGCTCGCTGGCGTTCTGTTAATGTACATGGACGAAGAAGACGCTTTTTGGGCATTGGCAATACTCTTGTCTGATAAAAGGTACGCCATGCACGGATTATTCATAGAAGGATTTCCCAAGTTAACGAGATTCCTAGAACATCATGATAAAATACTCACGAAATTTATGCCTAAATTAAAGCACCACTTCGATAAATTTGGTTTAGATGCGATATTGTATTCCCTGAAATGGTTCTTCGTTTGTTTTGTTGAAAGAGTGCCATTCAGTCTTTGTCTAAGGGTATGGGATATATACCTACTTGATGGAGAGCGGGTCATAACTGCTATGGCTTACACAATACTCAAGCTTCATAAGAAAGCTATAATGAAGCTGAATGACATGGATCTTATTGTCAACTATATTCAA gtTAAACTGCATAAAGACTTCGGATACGATGATGACATTGTAATTTACCATTTGGAAAAGTCAATGGAAGAGCTAAGACGAGCCAAGCTCGATTATCCTGGTCCTCCACCTCCAAATGAGTTACCTCAACGAATGCTGGGCGTTTTCGTAGAACCTGATAAGAAATCTAAAATAGGACAGAGAGCGGAAAATTTCTCTGAAACAGAGAAACAAACAAGGGCGAATGTGATACTCAG ACGTGAAAAAGCCGCATTGGAATTGCAAGAACTGCGCGTGTCCCAGAGCGATACTGTATCAG ttttgccGCCCGTGGTGGTATGA